The genomic DNA ATTTCTGTGGGTTTTAGATAAATTTCGAGATCTTTTTCCAACTTTCCCTCACTTAAGCAACGTCAAAAATGCTCCTGCTGCAACAGCTGTTCCTATGACACCTGCCACATTGGGACCCATGGCGT from Thermodesulfobacteriota bacterium includes the following:
- a CDS encoding sodium ion-translocating decarboxylase subunit beta — encoded protein: AMGPNVAGVIGTAVAAGAFLTLLK